AAGCGCAACGCTCCGCTGGCGAGCTGATGCGCAGGCGTCGCCACGCCTTTGACGGCGGCGGGCGAGCCGAAAAAGCCGTTGTACTTGCGGCGGCTTTCGCTGACAACAAACGCTTTTAGATCGTCGCGCCAACCCGCGCTCTGCCCGCCCAAGCCGCCCGGCCACATCGGTTTCAAATCGGGCACGAAGCTGGCGGTGATCGTCAACGGGCGCACCGTGTCTACGTCAAGCAGGATGATCGTGCCCGCCTCATCAATCGGCGCAAAGAAAGTCGCGCGGATGGTGAAAAGCTGATCGCTGGCGACGAGCGTGGTCGCTTCAGGACGGGCAATCACACGCTGGACGATGGCGGCAAAATCAATCGCGTTATCTTGCCCTTCGACCTGAATGCTTAGCCGCGCGTCGTGAAAGAGTTTGAGCGGAAACACCCAGGCTTCAAAGGCACCGCCCTCATTTGCCAGCAGCCCGGACTTGCGCCCGATGGCGTCGAAATACACGTTGGGCCGCGCCGTGTGCGTGAGCGCAATGGGATTGTCAGGTAGCGCGAATTTGGCGGGCAGCCCCGGTGGTGGCGGCGTTTGTGCGAGCAAGGGCAGCGTCAGTAGGCAGAGGAATAGGAGCATGGAAATTCTTAGTCGGTTCATGACGTTGAATTAGAGCGTGGGCGGCGTGCTTAGCGCAGCGGTTCGCCGTAGTTGATGTGAAAGTGCAGATGCTTGGAATCCTGATACTGCCCCAGATTGGTCAGCACGCGCGCGCCGCCGTGTTCGGCAACGACCTGCGCAGCAAGCTGTTTGATAGTGGCGATCAACTCCAACAGGATGGCATTGTCACTTTCTTCGAGCGCGATCAGGGAGGAGATATGTTTCTTGGGGATGACAACGAGATGCACCGGCCAGTAGGGGCGCGTATGGTGAAAGGCCAGCACCTTTTCGGTCTCGTGAATCTTCTTGATTGACGTGCGGCCGCTCAAGGCTTCTTCGCAATAAAAGTCTTCAATCATCTTGTAGCGTCATGCAACCGGCGAGATTTTTAGCCCCCGACAAGTGTGTTCGTAGGTATCGTTCAATTCAACCGGCAAACACCAATTGCCGCGCAACCACAGCGGTAAGGTCGGTAGCGGGTGCCCTACGCTCAGCGATTCCTGCCAGATGTCCAGACAGGGTTGTTTGTCGCGCTCAACGACACGATAAGCCGAAGCGTAGAAATGAGAGGGCGCGACTGGTTCAGCGGTAGTGCGCAATCTCCCCATTAGCTCATCGTGCAAATTCGCGCGCCGTTCGGTCACGATGTCCACGACGACCAAACCGATACCCTGCCGCAAATAGGTCTCGCACTTCGAGACAAAGGCTTGACGGTGTTCGGCGCGATCTTTGTTGGCTGGGCTGACCAACTCAATTGCCCCAATCAAAGTCGGCCCTCCGGATGTTTCAAAAATGTTTACCTCAATTGTGTCTGTGACAGGTGCGAAGGGAACAGTTTTAGCCGGTTGTGGCGGCGTCCAAATGCGTTGCGGAACAGCCGAAACACCTCCTTGAACGGTCTGAAGGTGTAGTAGTGACGCTGTCGTAGCTGGTGCTTCGAGCGTGGCAACATCAATTTCAATGCCGAATTGAACGTTTGGTTCGGCAAACCAGCCTTCCGGCAGATGCTGGTTTAAGTCTAATGCAATGTGCGTCGCCCAAGCATTGTGGAATGAATGCCAGTGACGGTGTCCTTTCAACGGCGGATGAAAATGATCAAGCAATGCCATCGTTGCCCCCCAAGGTTTCACTACACTTGCCCAGCTTCCACCAGCTTCCGCCGTCGCGCCCGCGTCTGCAAAAACTCTTTCGCTTCCTTGTAGAGCCGCTTGCGTTCGCTGCTCTTGAACATCGCGTTTTTAACGATGCGGTAAATCGGTTTGGCGCGGAAGTAGTATTCGTCATAAAAGCGATGCACGGCCTCCAGCATCTCCGCGCTCGACAGGTGCGGGAAGTTGGCCATCGGCAGTTGCTGGCCCAGTTCATCCGACATGTGATCGTGATTGAGCAGCACGCCGTTGGCTTTGAACCATTCGTACATTTCGGTGCCCGGATAAGCGTGCGCGACCGAGACCTGTAAAGTTTCGGCGTCCATCTCTTTGGCGTAGGCGATGGTTTCCTTGATCGTCTCGCGCGTTTCGCCGGGCAGGCCGATGATGAAATCGGCGTGCACCTTGATGCCCGCGCGTTTGCAATCCTTGACGAATTGCAGCGAGCGTTTGGCCGAAAGACCTTTCTTGATGTTCTTGAGGATCTGTTCATTGCCCGACTCGAAGCCGACGATGAACAGGCGGCAACCGGCGTCGCGCATCGTGCGCAGCGTCTCGTAATCCAAATGCGCGCGCGAAGTGGATGACCATTGGAATTTGAGCGGCTTGAACGCCTCGGACATTTCGATCATCCGCTTCGGATTGAAGGTGAAGGTATCGTCGTCAAAGAAAATTTCCTGCAAGCCTTCGGGTTTGAAGGCGTCGAGCGCCCATTCGACTTCGTTGCGCACGTCGGCGACTGAACGCTGTCGCCAGCGGTGATCGTCAAAGGTCTGCGGCCACAGACAGAACGTACATAGCGCCGGACAGCCGCGCGTTGAATAAAACGCGACATAGGGATTGAGCAGGAAGGGCACGTTGTATTTCCTAATGTCCATATCGCGTTTGTAAATCTGGGTCGCCCACGGCAGCTTGTCCAAATCGGTCACCAACGGTTCGGGCAGCGTCGAAACCAGTTTGTCGTCTTTGAGGAAATGCACGCCGGGAATCTTGTCGAGCGACTCGCCGCTGGCGTAGCGCAGGACGGTGTAATCGAACTCTTTGTGCGTGACAAAATCAATTACTGACGAAGTCCGCAAAGCTTGTTCGGGATGCGTCGTGACGGGCGGGCCGACGAAGGCGATGCGGATGCCGGGGTTCAATTCCTTGATGTGCTCAGCCAGCCGCACGTCGTTTTTGAAGCCTACGTGCGAGGTGAAGAGCACGAGGAACTCGTAGTCCTTGGCGATCTCCGCAGTCTCTGTAGGGCTGACGTGGTGCGGCGGCGCATCCAGCAGGCGCGATTCGCCGCCCGCATCGCGGATCAACGCGGCAGGATAGGCCAGCCAAACCGGATACCAGTAACTTTCGATCTCGCGCGTCGCGGGCCAGCGCGAACTGGCGCCGCCATCGAACTTTTCAAACGACGGTGGATTCAGCAATAGGGTCTTTAACAAAACGGGTCTCCTTCTCGGTAATTTCCCTGGGAGCGCAGGCATCCTTGCCTGCTTTAGAAGAAGTGGCGAAGCCTTCCTTTTTCTTTAACACGGCTAAAGGCGAAAGAAGGTAAAAGGAGCGCTGCGCGGCCTTTTCTACAGCAGGCAAGGATGCCTGCGCCCTCAGGGATGTTTGCTCGTAATTTCAATGCCTCGAAAGACTATCGGCTGGCTGGGGTTTTCGCAAGCTGCGGTTCGCTGCTGTAATCCAGCGTGACCAAGCCGAGGACGTTGTTGAAGAGGATCAGCTTGTCGCCTGTTTTCGTCTGTCCTTGATAGCGCCAAAACCGCTTTTAGGTCAGGGTGAAGCCTGGCAATTGGGTGTTAATTGGGCCAAGCACCCTATCAGCTTACTCATACCTCAGCGCTTCCACCGGGTCTAGCCGCGACGCCCGCACCGCCGGATAAATCCCAAACAGCAAGCCCGTCGCCGCCGCCACGCCGAACGACAACGCAATCGAAGCCCACGTCACCACCGTGCTCCATTCGGCATACGCCGCTACCACGCGCGAGGCGATGAAGCCGAACAATACGCCGGTCACGCCGCCGATCAGGCTGATGGTCAGGGCTTCGATCAAAAATTGTTGCCAGATGTCGCGCCGCCGCGCGCCCAGCGCCCGCCGCACGCCGATCTCGCGCGTCCGTTCAAGGATGTTGGCGAGCATGATGTTCATGATGCCGATGCCGCCGACGAGCAGCGAGATGCTGGCGATGGCGCTCATCACGATGTTGAAGATGCGTTGCGTGCGCTGGTTCTGCTCCAGCAATTCGCGTGGCACGATCAATGAATAATCGTTCTCTTTGCCGTGCGTGTTGACCAGCACCTGGCTAATGAGCAAGGCGGCGGGTTTGATGGCGTCGGTCTTTTGCAGCGTCAGCACGACTTCGTCCAGTTCGGATTCAAAGCGTTTCGGCTCGAATTTTTTGAGCGCGGTGGCGAGCGGGATGTAAATGTCGTTGCTGAAGTCTTGCAGTTTGACGCCCTCGAATTCGTCTTTGCCGAGGTTGTTGTCGGCTAGCACGCCGGTGACGGTGAACCAGAGCTTGTCAATTTTGAGTTGCTGACCGATGGGCGATTGCCAGCCGAACAGCTTCTGGCGCACGCGCGAGCCGATGACGCAAAACTGTTCATAGTCTTTCTCATCCGGCTCGGCGATAAAGCTGCCTTCGGCCAAGTCGTATTTTGCCGCGCGAAAGTAGCTCGGCGTGACGCCGATGACGTTGGAATCGTCGCTCTTGCCTTTGAACGAGAAAATCTGAAAGGTCTTGACGCGTTTGCGCGCCGACCACGATTCGATGTCGGGCGTGACGGCGTTGACCGCCTGCACGTCGCGCAAGGCCAGGCCGAGCGAGTTCTCGCGCACTTTCTTCAAGTCTTCCTCGCGCGCCTCGCGTTCGCGGATGATGACGTTGCGCAGGCCCATCGTGTCTATCAGCGCCAGGCTTTCTTTCTCTGCGCCCGCACCAATCGAGAGCATCGCGATCACCGCACCGACGCCGAAGATCATGCCGAGCATGGTCAGAAAGGTGCGCAGTTTGTGCGCGTAAAGATTGCTGATGGCGAGTTGGATTTCGGTGAAATAGCGCATCAGAGTTCAGAAGTTTGCCACAGAGGCACAGAGGCACAGAGATGAAGAGCGGCGAAAACCTGCTCTCGATTTTTCTCTGTGTCTTTGTGCCTCTGTGGCAAACGAGTCCGTAGCTTGGTCATTTTTGATTTGTCGTGTTCTTGTCTTTCTCGCCGTCGCGCTTTACGTCGGGCGGATTGAGCGCGAGCACTTGCCCCGCCCGTAAGCCTTCGGTCACGACGACTTGGGCGAGGTCGCCCTGGCCAAGTTTGACCGGGACGGGGTCGAACTGGCCCGCCGCTTTTTGCACAAAGGCGACGAAGCCGGAATCTTTGCTGACGACGGCGCTGCGCGGGATGACGGTGACGTTTTTCAATTCGCCGGCGTGCACACGGGCGTCGAGTTTGACGCCGGGTTTCATTACGTCTTGTTCGGTTTTCTCCAGCGTCACGACGGTCTCGAAATACTTGACGGGCGAGCCGCGATCAACCGGGCGGGCGACCTTGTCAATCGCTTTGACCTTGCCGCTGAAGCTGCGGCCTGGAAAGGGATCGAGCGTGAACGTGACCGGCTGTTCAATCTTCAATTCGCCCGCGTCCCGTTCCAGCACATAAACCTTGGCTTCCATCTTTTCAGGATTGACCAGTTGAAACAGCGTCATGCCGATCCAGACGACCTTGCCCGGCATCAACGCGTTGCCGCCGAAAAAGTAGCCGGAGTTGGGATAGACGACGATGCCGGCGGCGGGCGCGAGCAGCTTCAACGAGCCGAGCGCCTTCTCGACGCGGCCCATCAGGTTGTTGGCCTGTTGCCGTTCGAGCAACAGGATGGCTTCATCCAGCGAATAGACTTTGTCTTTGAGTTGCAGCCGCGCGTCGGCAAAGACGATTTTCTTTTCGGCATAGGCTTGGTTGATCTGGCCTTCGATGATGTCGCGGCGCGTGTAAATCTGTTCGTCCTGCGGCAGGAATTCGTTGATCTTGCGCAATTCGAGTTCAGCCAATTTGCGGTCTTTACCGATGTCGGTTTTTTCGGTTTGATTGGCGAGGCCGCCCTTGGTCATCTTTTGCTGCGCCATTTCCAGCCCGGCGCGCTGCTCCTGCTTTTGCAAATCCAACTCGGCGGGATCGAATTCAACCAGCACGTCGCCTTTGTTGACGTAGCGGCCATCGGCGACGACCGAGGCGATGCGCAAGCGATTCACCGGCACCGGCGGAACGGCGATGGCGCTGGATTGCGCCGCCTGCAATTCGCCTTTGGCCGCGATCAGCAAGCTGAAATCGCGCGGTTGAATGGTCATCGTCAGCGGCGACAATTCATTCAACGCCGGTTGCCAGGCGTGGCGCGCGGCACGCAAGCCCACGCCGAATGCCCCGCACAGCAGACCCAGCAAAACCAGATTGCGCAAACGTCGTCGCCAGAGTTTCATACGAATTACGGTTGTTGAGGTGAATGCATGCGCCGCGGCCAACGCCCTGAAAGGGCGAGATTCAATAGCCGGGGACAACGCCCCGGGAGGACGCGCATGATTTCCCGACCCTGAAAGGGTCGCATCAGAATTCAAATGTAGCCCTTTCAGGGCTTGAAAAATCTCTACGCTTTCCGTGGGCGATGCCCACGGCTATTGAATTCCGCCCTTTCAGGGCTTTCAAACCGCACCAATCAGGCTCATTTTACCTTCGCATAATCGCTCGCCACACGGTCGCCCGCATTCAGCCCTTCCAGAATCACAACGTCCGTCGCATTCGCCTCGCCCAGCTTGACGGTCTGATCGCGCCAGCCGTTTGGTGTGCGGACTTTGACCTGCGCGCCAGTGTCGGTTGTCTTGACGGCTTTGAGTGGGACGAACAAACAATTCGCCAAAGCACCAGTTTCGATTTTGGTTTTGATGCCCATCGCCGGGCGCATCAGGTTGGTGTCGAGTTGGTCGAGTTCGATCTCGACGTAAAGAATTTTGTTCTGAATGTCCCAGGCTTTTTGCCGCACCAGCGTGTCCATCTTTTTGACCTTGCCGGTGTAGGCCTTGCCGGGGAAGGCGTCAATCGTGATTTCGGCGCGCTGGTCGAGTTTGATCTTGCCGATGTCCACCTCGGGGACGAAAGCTTCGGCACGAATCGTGTTGAGATCGGGGATGTCAATGATGGGCTGGCCTGACCAGACGTTTTCGCCGATCTGAAACTTGTCGCCGTTCCATTTGGTTTTGTAAACGACCACGCCGTCGCGATCGGCTTTGGCCTGGAAGTTGGCGCGGCCCTGATTGATCTGGGCGACTTTGTTTTCGGCGCGCGCCTTGCGGCTGGCAATGATGTTTTGCACGGCATCGCTGGATTTCTTGTGCCACTCCAGACGCTCTTGCAAGGCTTCGACTTCGCGGCGGGCTTGTTCAACCGCGAGTTGATCGAGTTCGATGTTGCGCGAGGCTTCGATGTCGGAACTGACGCGCTGTTTGAGTTTGAGCTTTTCGAAATTGTTTTCGGCTTCGGCCAGCTTGGCCGTGAGTTCCTGGCGTTCGAGCGAAATCTGCGCGGTCGTCTTTTCCAGTTCTTTGCTGGCTTGGTCGAGTTCGTTTTGAAAGCGCATTAAATCTTCGTTGATGCGTTGCGCGTCGAACATCAACAGCGGCTCGCCCTTTTTCACGTTGCGGCCTTCGGGGATGATGCTGACCAGTTGGAATTGCCAGTAATTGCTGAACGCTGGTGGGCCGCCAAAGCTTTGCACCGAGGTCGCGCGCAATGTGCCCGTCGTTTCGACGCGGAAGGAAAGTGTGCCGGGCGTGACTGTGATGGTCTCGGCTTCCGCGACAGGTTTGGCGAGACCGGCGGCGGCGAGCCAAGTGGTGGATTTGGGCGAACGGGCGAAGAGCAACGCGGCGGTCAGCAAGGCAATGATGCTGACGACGATGGTAAGGCGACGGATTGATTTCATAAAAAACTCTCCGCGAGAAAGTCCGGCAAGCTGCCAGCTTGCCGGATACTTGGCCGTAAAACCCAGTGTTCGTCAGCCGCGATGCCGACAAGCTGGCAGCTTGTCGGACAACTTCAGCGCCGCAGCAGCACGTGATCACCCTCGCGCAACGCGCCATTCGCGGCCACCGCATAATGAAATGCATCGGCGGCCAGGATCGTTACGGCAAGCGGGCGTTGTTCTTTTTCGCCTTCCAGCCGTGTCACCGTGATCGAATCTGCGCCGCTAAACGTCGCGGCGG
The Acidobacteriota bacterium DNA segment above includes these coding regions:
- a CDS encoding HIT domain-containing protein translates to MIEDFYCEEALSGRTSIKKIHETEKVLAFHHTRPYWPVHLVVIPKKHISSLIALEESDNAILLELIATIKQLAAQVVAEHGGARVLTNLGQYQDSKHLHFHINYGEPLR
- a CDS encoding DUF4058 family protein, yielding MALLDHFHPPLKGHRHWHSFHNAWATHIALDLNQHLPEGWFAEPNVQFGIEIDVATLEAPATTASLLHLQTVQGGVSAVPQRIWTPPQPAKTVPFAPVTDTIEVNIFETSGGPTLIGAIELVSPANKDRAEHRQAFVSKCETYLRQGIGLVVVDIVTERRANLHDELMGRLRTTAEPVAPSHFYASAYRVVERDKQPCLDIWQESLSVGHPLPTLPLWLRGNWCLPVELNDTYEHTCRGLKISPVA
- the hpnJ gene encoding hopanoid biosynthesis associated radical SAM protein HpnJ — encoded protein: MPALPGKLPRRRPVLLKTLLLNPPSFEKFDGGASSRWPATREIESYWYPVWLAYPAALIRDAGGESRLLDAPPHHVSPTETAEIAKDYEFLVLFTSHVGFKNDVRLAEHIKELNPGIRIAFVGPPVTTHPEQALRTSSVIDFVTHKEFDYTVLRYASGESLDKIPGVHFLKDDKLVSTLPEPLVTDLDKLPWATQIYKRDMDIRKYNVPFLLNPYVAFYSTRGCPALCTFCLWPQTFDDHRWRQRSVADVRNEVEWALDAFKPEGLQEIFFDDDTFTFNPKRMIEMSEAFKPLKFQWSSTSRAHLDYETLRTMRDAGCRLFIVGFESGNEQILKNIKKGLSAKRSLQFVKDCKRAGIKVHADFIIGLPGETRETIKETIAYAKEMDAETLQVSVAHAYPGTEMYEWFKANGVLLNHDHMSDELGQQLPMANFPHLSSAEMLEAVHRFYDEYYFRAKPIYRIVKNAMFKSSERKRLYKEAKEFLQTRARRRKLVEAGQV
- a CDS encoding ABC transporter permease produces the protein MRYFTEIQLAISNLYAHKLRTFLTMLGMIFGVGAVIAMLSIGAGAEKESLALIDTMGLRNVIIREREAREEDLKKVRENSLGLALRDVQAVNAVTPDIESWSARKRVKTFQIFSFKGKSDDSNVIGVTPSYFRAAKYDLAEGSFIAEPDEKDYEQFCVIGSRVRQKLFGWQSPIGQQLKIDKLWFTVTGVLADNNLGKDEFEGVKLQDFSNDIYIPLATALKKFEPKRFESELDEVVLTLQKTDAIKPAALLISQVLVNTHGKENDYSLIVPRELLEQNQRTQRIFNIVMSAIASISLLVGGIGIMNIMLANILERTREIGVRRALGARRRDIWQQFLIEALTISLIGGVTGVLFGFIASRVVAAYAEWSTVVTWASIALSFGVAAATGLLFGIYPAVRASRLDPVEALRYE
- a CDS encoding HlyD family efflux transporter periplasmic adaptor subunit codes for the protein MKLWRRRLRNLVLLGLLCGAFGVGLRAARHAWQPALNELSPLTMTIQPRDFSLLIAAKGELQAAQSSAIAVPPVPVNRLRIASVVADGRYVNKGDVLVEFDPAELDLQKQEQRAGLEMAQQKMTKGGLANQTEKTDIGKDRKLAELELRKINEFLPQDEQIYTRRDIIEGQINQAYAEKKIVFADARLQLKDKVYSLDEAILLLERQQANNLMGRVEKALGSLKLLAPAAGIVVYPNSGYFFGGNALMPGKVVWIGMTLFQLVNPEKMEAKVYVLERDAGELKIEQPVTFTLDPFPGRSFSGKVKAIDKVARPVDRGSPVKYFETVVTLEKTEQDVMKPGVKLDARVHAGELKNVTVIPRSAVVSKDSGFVAFVQKAAGQFDPVPVKLGQGDLAQVVVTEGLRAGQVLALNPPDVKRDGEKDKNTTNQK
- a CDS encoding efflux RND transporter periplasmic adaptor subunit — protein: MKSIRRLTIVVSIIALLTAALLFARSPKSTTWLAAAGLAKPVAEAETITVTPGTLSFRVETTGTLRATSVQSFGGPPAFSNYWQFQLVSIIPEGRNVKKGEPLLMFDAQRINEDLMRFQNELDQASKELEKTTAQISLERQELTAKLAEAENNFEKLKLKQRVSSDIEASRNIELDQLAVEQARREVEALQERLEWHKKSSDAVQNIIASRKARAENKVAQINQGRANFQAKADRDGVVVYKTKWNGDKFQIGENVWSGQPIIDIPDLNTIRAEAFVPEVDIGKIKLDQRAEITIDAFPGKAYTGKVKKMDTLVRQKAWDIQNKILYVEIELDQLDTNLMRPAMGIKTKIETGALANCLFVPLKAVKTTDTGAQVKVRTPNGWRDQTVKLGEANATDVVILEGLNAGDRVASDYAKVK